A genomic segment from bacterium encodes:
- a CDS encoding GTP pyrophosphokinase, with translation MIIFSDSGDREEESRKKYLLELSIKLAVEKHSGQIDRSGTPYILHCLRIMNNVPQHCDIMIAAILHDIVEDTDVTLDDLKKIGIDENIIEVISLLTRKKDIEYFDYIDRLKNNVMACAIKLADIEDNINLLRLRVISDKDKSLVDRYHKAYSILIQQAIDVSKKYMSFVANSGLCQDCGCKGLPT, from the coding sequence ATGATAATATTTAGTGATTCTGGAGATAGAGAAGAAGAAAGTAGGAAAAAGTATCTTCTCGAATTATCAATTAAATTGGCAGTAGAGAAGCATTCTGGTCAAATTGACAGAAGTGGCACCCCTTATATTCTTCATTGTCTCAGAATAATGAATAATGTTCCCCAACATTGTGATATTATGATTGCTGCAATTTTACATGATATAGTTGAGGATACGGATGTTACGTTGGATGACTTGAAAAAAATTGGGATAGATGAAAATATCATTGAAGTTATAAGCCTGCTTACAAGAAAAAAAGACATTGAATATTTTGATTATATTGATAGACTAAAAAATAATGTAATGGCATGTGCTATAAAGTTGGCAGATATAGAGGATAATATAAATCTTTTAAGATTACGTGTAATTAGTGATAAAGATAAATCATTAGTAGATCGTTACCACAAAGCATATTCCATATTGATTCAGCAAGCTATTGATGTTTCTAAAAAATACATGTCTTTCGTTGCTAA
- a CDS encoding ankyrin repeat domain-containing protein, whose protein sequence is MFSFIKKIKEFFGILSKDYDTSNLRTERVRQNFEITPELLDHHVRLSKMDTRLVHGVVKFIANSKNTNLINIMHEAISSEEYMLEKIIAFFGKVEIYLDWKEYVRGHAELFEYVSKDEKISKKFLMRIPRVFANDCLIMAAKNGNFELFKYIVENIGGSVLYKQGKPMRAAIITGNNESYITKEDRLNIVKYCIEDKGCPAYICAYDGLKKACKHGLYKIVRFFVEECDCRVDLYKNYLLNNSTDEIKRYLSEKINENSSNLACSQ, encoded by the coding sequence ATGTTTTCGTTTATCAAAAAAATAAAAGAATTTTTTGGGATTTTATCAAAAGATTATGATACATCCAATCTTAGAACGGAAAGAGTCAGACAAAATTTTGAAATTACACCAGAATTATTGGATCATCATGTCAGATTATCAAAGATGGATACCAGATTAGTTCATGGTGTGGTTAAATTTATTGCAAATTCAAAAAATACAAATTTAATTAATATTATGCATGAGGCTATATCTTCAGAAGAATATATGTTGGAAAAAATTATTGCATTTTTCGGAAAGGTTGAAATTTATCTAGATTGGAAGGAATATGTAAGAGGACATGCTGAATTATTTGAATATGTTTCAAAAGATGAAAAAATTTCCAAAAAATTTTTAATGCGTATTCCTAGAGTTTTTGCAAATGATTGTTTAATTATGGCGGCGAAAAATGGAAATTTTGAATTATTCAAATATATTGTGGAAAATATTGGAGGATCTGTTCTATATAAGCAGGGAAAACCGATGAGAGCCGCCATAATTACTGGGAATAATGAATCATATATCACAAAAGAAGATAGATTAAATATAGTTAAATATTGTATTGAGGACAAGGGATGTCCGGCGTATATTTGTGCTTATGATGGTTTGAAGAAAGCGTGTAAACATGGGCTGTATAAAATTGTTAGATTCTTTGTAGAAGAATGCGATTGCCGAGTTGATTTATATAAAAACTATTTATTAAATAACTCTACCGATGAAATAAAAAGATATTTATCAGAAAAAATCAATGAAAACTCTTCCAACCTGGCTTGCAGCCAGTAA